Proteins found in one Corynebacterium canis genomic segment:
- a CDS encoding SDR family oxidoreductase, whose protein sequence is MNAPTSLAGRTALVTGGSTGIGLGIARSLATAGANVVIAALDDAHLAAVTEFPTVPCDVTDLSQCHKAVAFAVETYGNLDIVAANAGAYPQLAIADIDAAALGELTKLNVGGTANIVVAALPYLKRSGAGRIVVTSSITGNVTGFPGWAHYGATKAAQMGYVRTAAIELANDGITCNAVLPGNVLTPGLQALGQEYCDQMARSVPGGKLGTPEDIGNVVAFLASDAARYINGQGIIVDGGQVLPESPEALGG, encoded by the coding sequence ATGAACGCCCCCACTTCGCTCGCCGGCCGCACCGCCCTTGTCACCGGCGGCTCCACCGGCATCGGCCTCGGCATTGCACGCTCGCTAGCCACGGCCGGTGCCAACGTTGTCATCGCCGCGCTTGACGACGCCCACCTCGCCGCCGTCACCGAATTCCCCACCGTCCCCTGCGACGTCACCGACCTATCGCAATGCCACAAAGCCGTAGCCTTCGCCGTGGAAACCTATGGCAACCTGGATATCGTAGCCGCCAACGCCGGCGCGTACCCACAGCTCGCCATCGCGGATATCGACGCCGCGGCCCTCGGCGAACTCACCAAGCTCAACGTCGGCGGGACCGCCAATATCGTGGTGGCGGCACTGCCATATCTCAAGCGTTCCGGGGCGGGGCGCATCGTGGTGACCAGTTCGATTACCGGCAATGTGACCGGCTTCCCCGGCTGGGCCCACTACGGCGCCACCAAGGCCGCGCAGATGGGTTACGTGCGCACCGCCGCAATCGAACTGGCTAACGACGGCATCACCTGCAATGCCGTGCTCCCCGGCAATGTGCTCACGCCCGGCCTGCAGGCGCTCGGCCAGGAATATTGCGACCAGATGGCGCGCTCCGTGCCCGGCGGCAAATTGGGCACTCCCGAAGACATTGGCAACGTGGTGGCATTCTTAGCTAGCGACGCCGCCCGCTACATCAACGGCCAGGGCATTATCGTCGATGGTGGCCAGGTGCTGCCCGAATCCCCCGAAGCACTCGGCGGCTAG
- the dnaE gene encoding DNA polymerase III subunit alpha, with amino-acid sequence MSNSSFVHLHNHTEYSMLDGMAKVDMLAAEVKRQGMPAVGITDHGNMFGTDAFYRKMVDEGIKPIIGIEAYLAPESRFNKNRVRWGEPHQKADDVSASGAYLHQTMIAETVTGLQNLFYLSSMASYEGQLGKWPRMDAELIAENATGIIATTGCPSGDVQTRLRLGQFDAALEAAAMWQDIYGKENYFLELMDHGLDIENRVRSELLEIGRKLGLPPLVTNDCHYVLQDQAHAHEVMLCVQTGKTMQDPDRFKFDGDGYFIKSAAEMRATWDNLVPGACDNTLLIAERVQDYSRLWEPHPHDRMPIANVPSGHTPESWLKHEVMEGLKERFQGGQVPQAYVDRANYEIEVIAMKGYPSYFLIVADLIKYARSVGILVGPGRGSAAGALVAYALTITNIDPIQHDLLFERFLNPERPSAPDIDIDFDDRRRGEMIRYAADNWGEDKVAQVITFGTVKTKQALKDSARALFGQPGYQIADRITKALPPAIMAKDIPLAGIMDPKHERYGEAGEVRGLIESDPDVKKIYETARGLEGVVRQAGVHACAVIMSSVPLLDCIPMWKRAADGALITGWPYPACEAIGLLKMDFLGLRNLTVIGDCIRNIKANRGEDIDLDTLATEDEATYKLLARGDTLGVFQLDSGGMRELLKRMEPTGFDDIVAALALYRPGPMGMGAHWAYADRKNGREEITPIHPELEEPLREILADTYGLIVYQEQIMRISQKVANYTAGQADGFRKAMGKKKPEVLAKEFVTFEAGMKENGFSDAAIRALWDTIEPFASYAFNKSHAAGYGLVSFWTGYLKANYTAEYMAALLTSVADRKDKSAIYLADCRHLGIKVLSPDVNESALNFQSVGTDIRFGLGAVRNVGEDVVESIVRTRKEKGGFRDFSDYLEKIDTLPCSKRVTESLIKAGAFDSLGHPRRGLMLIHEDAVDSITATKKAADKGQFDLFAGFGGEAAGATNVFAVQVPDETWERKHELALEREMLGLYVSGHPLDGYEDALEAQTDTALTTILSGELKHGTEIVIGGIISAVDRRFSKKDGSPWAIVTVEDHNGASVELLVFNKIYAMVSSLIVEDNIILAKAHISIRDDRMGVFCDDLKAPELGIGSGTGLPVRLTLRTDQCSMANISKLKGVLQANPGESDVYLNLVDGDHSTVMILGEHLRVLRGPNLMGDLKATMGAAILG; translated from the coding sequence ATGAGCAATTCCTCCTTTGTGCACCTCCACAACCACACGGAATACTCGATGCTGGACGGCATGGCGAAGGTGGACATGCTGGCCGCCGAAGTCAAGCGCCAAGGCATGCCGGCCGTAGGCATTACCGACCACGGCAATATGTTCGGTACCGACGCTTTCTACCGGAAAATGGTGGACGAGGGGATCAAGCCGATCATCGGCATCGAGGCGTACCTGGCTCCCGAGTCCCGCTTTAATAAAAACCGCGTGCGCTGGGGGGAACCGCACCAGAAGGCTGACGACGTCTCGGCTTCCGGAGCGTACCTGCATCAAACCATGATTGCCGAAACCGTTACCGGGTTGCAAAACCTATTCTACCTGTCCTCCATGGCCTCCTACGAGGGGCAATTGGGCAAATGGCCCCGCATGGACGCCGAACTTATCGCCGAAAACGCCACCGGGATCATCGCCACTACCGGGTGCCCCTCCGGCGATGTGCAAACCCGGCTGCGGCTCGGGCAATTCGACGCCGCGCTGGAGGCCGCCGCCATGTGGCAGGACATCTACGGCAAGGAAAACTACTTCCTTGAGCTCATGGACCACGGGCTGGACATTGAAAACCGTGTTCGGTCGGAGCTTTTGGAAATCGGCCGCAAGCTGGGGCTGCCGCCGCTGGTGACCAATGACTGCCACTATGTGCTGCAAGATCAGGCGCACGCCCATGAGGTGATGCTCTGCGTGCAAACCGGCAAAACTATGCAGGACCCAGACCGCTTTAAATTCGACGGCGACGGCTACTTTATTAAATCCGCCGCGGAAATGCGCGCCACCTGGGACAACCTGGTGCCCGGTGCCTGCGACAACACGCTGCTGATCGCGGAGCGCGTGCAGGACTATAGCCGCCTGTGGGAGCCGCACCCGCACGATCGCATGCCCATAGCGAACGTGCCCAGCGGGCACACGCCCGAATCCTGGCTGAAGCACGAGGTGATGGAGGGCCTGAAAGAGCGCTTCCAGGGCGGGCAGGTGCCGCAGGCATATGTGGATCGCGCCAATTACGAGATCGAAGTGATCGCCATGAAGGGGTACCCCTCGTACTTCCTGATCGTTGCGGACCTGATCAAATACGCGCGTTCCGTGGGTATCTTGGTGGGCCCGGGCCGTGGTTCCGCCGCCGGCGCGTTGGTGGCGTACGCGCTGACCATTACGAACATTGATCCGATCCAGCACGACCTGCTGTTTGAGAGGTTCCTGAACCCGGAGCGCCCGAGCGCCCCCGATATCGATATCGACTTTGACGATCGCCGCCGCGGCGAAATGATCCGCTACGCCGCGGATAACTGGGGCGAGGACAAAGTTGCGCAGGTGATCACCTTTGGCACGGTGAAAACGAAGCAGGCGCTGAAAGACTCCGCCCGCGCGCTGTTCGGGCAGCCTGGCTACCAGATCGCCGACCGCATCACCAAGGCCCTGCCGCCCGCGATCATGGCGAAGGATATTCCGCTGGCGGGCATTATGGACCCGAAGCACGAACGTTACGGGGAGGCCGGGGAGGTGCGCGGCCTGATCGAATCCGATCCCGATGTGAAAAAGATCTATGAGACGGCGCGCGGCCTCGAGGGCGTGGTGCGGCAGGCGGGCGTGCACGCTTGCGCCGTGATTATGTCGAGCGTGCCGCTGCTTGATTGCATCCCCATGTGGAAGCGCGCGGCGGACGGGGCGTTGATTACCGGCTGGCCGTACCCTGCGTGCGAGGCGATCGGCCTGCTGAAGATGGACTTTTTGGGGTTGCGTAACCTCACCGTGATCGGCGATTGCATCCGCAATATTAAGGCGAATCGTGGGGAGGACATCGACCTTGATACCTTGGCCACCGAGGACGAGGCCACGTATAAGTTATTGGCCCGCGGCGATACGCTCGGCGTGTTTCAGCTGGACTCCGGCGGCATGCGTGAGCTGCTGAAACGCATGGAGCCGACGGGTTTTGATGATATCGTGGCCGCGCTGGCGCTGTACCGGCCGGGCCCGATGGGCATGGGTGCGCACTGGGCGTATGCGGACCGCAAAAACGGCCGCGAGGAGATCACCCCGATCCACCCCGAGTTGGAGGAGCCGCTGCGGGAAATCCTTGCCGATACCTACGGTTTGATCGTGTACCAAGAGCAGATCATGCGTATCTCGCAAAAGGTTGCTAATTACACGGCCGGTCAGGCGGATGGTTTCCGCAAGGCGATGGGCAAAAAGAAGCCGGAGGTGCTGGCGAAGGAGTTTGTCACCTTTGAGGCGGGCATGAAGGAAAACGGGTTTTCCGACGCCGCGATCCGCGCGCTGTGGGACACCATCGAGCCGTTCGCGTCCTACGCGTTTAACAAGTCTCACGCGGCCGGCTATGGTTTGGTGTCTTTCTGGACCGGCTATCTCAAGGCGAATTACACCGCGGAATATATGGCAGCCTTGTTGACCTCCGTGGCGGATCGCAAGGATAAATCCGCGATCTACCTTGCGGATTGCCGTCACCTGGGCATCAAGGTGCTGTCCCCGGATGTCAATGAATCCGCCCTGAATTTCCAGTCCGTGGGCACCGATATCCGCTTCGGTTTGGGCGCGGTGCGCAATGTGGGTGAAGACGTGGTGGAATCCATCGTGCGCACCCGCAAGGAGAAGGGCGGGTTCCGCGATTTCTCGGATTATCTGGAGAAGATTGACACCCTGCCGTGCAGCAAACGCGTCACGGAGTCCTTGATTAAGGCGGGCGCGTTTGATTCATTGGGGCACCCGCGGCGCGGCCTGATGTTGATCCATGAGGATGCGGTGGATTCCATTACCGCTACCAAGAAAGCCGCAGATAAGGGGCAGTTTGACCTGTTTGCCGGGTTTGGGGGCGAGGCCGCCGGAGCTACGAACGTGTTTGCGGTTCAGGTGCCGGATGAGACCTGGGAGCGCAAGCACGAACTCGCACTGGAGCGCGAAATGCTGGGCCTGTATGTGTCCGGCCATCCCCTCGATGGTTACGAGGATGCCTTGGAGGCGCAGACGGATACCGCGCTGACCACGATCCTTTCCGGCGAGCTCAAGCACGGCACGGAGATCGTGATCGGCGGCATTATTTCGGCGGTGGACCGCAGGTTTTCGAAAAAGGATGGCTCCCCGTGGGCCATTGTCACGGTGGAGGATCACAACGGCGCCTCGGTGGAATTGCTGGTGTTTAACAAGATTTACGCCATGGTGTCCAGCCTGATCGTGGAGGACAATATCATCCTGGCCAAGGCGCATATTTCCATCCGCGACGATCGCATGGGCGTGTTTTGTGATGATCTTAAAGCCCCTGAATTAGGGATCGGCTCCGGCACGGGCCTGCCGGTGCGGTTAACGCTGCGCACGGACCAATGCTCCATGGCGAACATTTCCAAGCTCAAGGGTGTGCTCCAGGCCAATCCCGGGGAATCGGATGTGTATTTGAACCTCGTGGATGGCGACCATTCCACGGTTATGATCCTGGGCGAACACCTGCGCGTGTTGCGCGGCCCGAACCTTATGGGTGACCTCAAAGCCACCATGGGGGCGGCCATTTTAGGTTAG
- the rarD gene encoding EamA family transporter RarD, which translates to MAYAVLAYVFWGFFAAFFPLLNPASPLEILAHRIVWTAVFMVAVIWYSGTLRQLRAASRRTWLIIAVAATVIAINWLTYVIAVNSGHVAEAALGYFINPLVNVLLGMVFLGERLRALQKLSVGIAAAAVLLLTFAGGEPPILGLILAFSFGFYGLIKKRVNMSVSASLTAETLALFPAAAAFLAYLEFTATSSFLQHGWGHTLLLVSTGVVTAIPLLCFGMGAKLVPLSTLGMLQYMTPTVQMLWAVFIVHEHLTPMRWVGFVIIWVSVSVYLLDLALHRAPRR; encoded by the coding sequence ATGGCATACGCTGTACTCGCCTACGTGTTCTGGGGATTTTTTGCGGCATTCTTTCCGCTGCTGAATCCGGCCTCGCCGCTGGAAATCCTGGCCCACCGCATCGTGTGGACCGCAGTATTTATGGTGGCAGTGATCTGGTATAGCGGCACCCTGCGCCAATTGCGGGCCGCCAGCCGGCGCACCTGGCTAATTATCGCGGTGGCGGCGACGGTGATTGCCATCAACTGGCTTACCTATGTGATCGCGGTCAATAGCGGCCACGTGGCGGAGGCGGCCCTCGGCTACTTTATAAACCCGCTGGTCAACGTCCTGCTCGGCATGGTGTTTTTAGGGGAACGCCTGCGCGCCTTGCAAAAGCTTTCGGTAGGCATCGCCGCAGCGGCCGTGCTGCTGCTCACCTTTGCGGGCGGCGAGCCGCCGATCCTAGGCCTGATCCTGGCCTTTAGTTTCGGGTTCTACGGGCTGATTAAAAAACGAGTGAACATGAGCGTATCCGCCTCGCTCACCGCCGAAACCCTGGCTCTGTTTCCCGCGGCGGCCGCGTTCCTGGCCTACCTGGAATTCACTGCCACCAGCTCCTTCCTGCAGCACGGTTGGGGGCACACCTTATTGCTCGTATCCACCGGCGTGGTCACCGCCATCCCGCTGCTGTGTTTCGGCATGGGAGCCAAACTCGTCCCGCTATCCACCCTGGGCATGCTGCAATACATGACCCCTACGGTGCAGATGCTGTGGGCCGTGTTTATCGTGCACGAACACCTCACGCCCATGCGCTGGGTCGGGTTTGTGATCATCTGGGTGTCCGTATCGGTGTATCTTCTCGACCTTGCACTGCATCGCGCGCCGCGCCGCTAA
- a CDS encoding helix-turn-helix transcriptional regulator: MALLAAVAVSADAPYADLAAAAAGKIVDVLDPCTRKQAERLTERVWVNHPATSLRSTRSALEQAMTDQKVVRIQYVTKEGVESCRDVEPMLFASTGGRWYLIAWCRLRSAVRWFALSRVKKAVVTGEPCSGHDIEEVGVPPVNARSVSPHHR; the protein is encoded by the coding sequence ATGGCCTTGTTAGCTGCGGTTGCTGTATCAGCTGATGCGCCGTATGCCGATCTGGCAGCTGCGGCCGCAGGGAAGATCGTTGATGTTCTTGATCCTTGTACGCGAAAACAGGCTGAGCGACTGACTGAGCGGGTGTGGGTCAATCACCCCGCCACATCGTTGAGATCAACCCGTTCTGCGCTGGAGCAAGCTATGACAGACCAGAAGGTGGTTCGGATTCAGTACGTCACCAAAGAGGGGGTTGAAAGCTGCCGCGATGTCGAGCCGATGTTGTTCGCTTCCACCGGCGGGCGTTGGTATCTGATCGCGTGGTGCCGTCTACGATCAGCGGTCCGTTGGTTCGCGCTGTCGCGGGTAAAAAAGGCTGTTGTCACCGGTGAGCCTTGTTCGGGTCACGACATCGAGGAGGTTGGTGTACCGCCAGTCAATGCGCGAAGCGTAAGCCCTCATCACCGGTAA
- a CDS encoding alpha/beta fold hydrolase: MTSNHQEKASPAIILIAGHWLGAWAWDEVVEQLTSDGMRAIPITLPGLDVHDSQRATRTLDDQIAAIQSVVDAQGGDVVLVAHSGANAPVSVVIDRNPELIRRVVWVDSGPVSPGSTFAPDLPESVVEVPLPAFDALGEQASLDGLSSEHLHRFREKAVAEPAAVIRATVELTNVDRLTVPTTLVCCSMSSEQILELAQGGHPMFTEVSKLTNVDVIDLPTGHWPMWSCPYALAKVISNTALR; the protein is encoded by the coding sequence ATGACATCAAATCACCAGGAAAAAGCATCTCCGGCGATCATCTTGATCGCGGGCCATTGGCTTGGGGCATGGGCATGGGACGAAGTCGTCGAACAGTTGACATCCGACGGTATGCGAGCCATTCCCATCACTCTTCCAGGACTCGACGTTCACGACTCACAGCGCGCAACCAGGACTCTTGACGATCAGATCGCGGCAATTCAGTCAGTTGTCGATGCACAGGGAGGTGATGTTGTTCTCGTCGCTCATAGCGGTGCTAACGCTCCGGTCAGTGTCGTGATCGACCGAAACCCCGAACTGATCCGACGGGTCGTGTGGGTCGACTCCGGCCCCGTTTCGCCAGGCAGCACCTTCGCTCCAGATCTCCCCGAATCAGTTGTGGAGGTGCCCTTACCTGCTTTCGACGCTCTTGGTGAGCAGGCCAGTCTCGATGGGCTGAGCTCCGAGCATCTCCATCGCTTCCGCGAGAAGGCCGTCGCCGAACCGGCAGCTGTTATACGTGCAACTGTCGAGCTGACCAATGTTGACCGCTTAACGGTGCCGACCACGCTGGTGTGTTGCTCTATGTCTAGTGAACAAATCCTGGAGTTGGCTCAGGGGGGACACCCGATGTTCACGGAGGTGTCGAAGCTGACCAATGTCGACGTCATTGATCTTCCTACTGGGCACTGGCCCATGTGGAGCTGTCCCTATGCGTTGGCCAAAGTGATCAGTAACACCGCTCTCCGATAG